Proteins from one uncultured Cohaesibacter sp. genomic window:
- a CDS encoding MarR family transcriptional regulator, whose amino-acid sequence MMKHSDADHVDGARLQWETLRPDIDTTPMEILGRINRIALLTAPAIVSVMAEYDLDRGEFDVLATLRRSGAPFALRPTELCSSLLLTSGGLSNRLRRMERKGLVTRTQNEEDGRSQLITISPKGLNLVDQVFTHDMKVEAGLLSKLDEKHRSQLAEALKALCLTLEQ is encoded by the coding sequence ATGATGAAACATTCTGATGCTGATCACGTGGATGGTGCGCGCCTTCAATGGGAAACGTTGAGGCCGGACATTGATACCACTCCGATGGAAATCCTGGGCAGGATCAATCGAATTGCCCTTCTGACTGCGCCTGCCATTGTGTCTGTTATGGCTGAGTATGATTTGGATCGGGGGGAGTTTGATGTGTTGGCAACCCTGCGCCGATCCGGAGCTCCTTTTGCTCTGAGGCCAACAGAGCTTTGCTCTTCCCTTCTGCTCACGTCGGGGGGGCTAAGCAATCGATTGCGACGCATGGAAAGGAAGGGGTTGGTAACACGCACTCAAAATGAAGAGGACGGGCGTAGCCAGCTCATCACGATTAGTCCCAAAGGCTTGAATTTGGTCGACCAGGTCTTCACTCACGATATGAAGGTGGAAGCCGGTTTGCTTTCCAAACTTGATGAAAAACATCGTAGTCAGTTGGCGGAGGCCCTGAAGGCTCTATGTCTGACCCTTGAGCAATGA
- a CDS encoding Rrf2 family transcriptional regulator, with protein sequence MISQKAQYAFRALLALARLDDDEVSMISDIASSQNIPKKFLEQILLDLKRHGIVQSRRGKMGGYLLLKEANEITFGEVLRIIDGPIAPLPCLSKMAYRKCDGCDDEEACEIRKVFAKVADATRNILDNTTISDAISDPEKADIPLIS encoded by the coding sequence ATGATATCGCAAAAAGCACAATATGCCTTCAGGGCGCTGCTCGCGCTGGCGCGGCTGGATGATGACGAAGTCTCCATGATCTCCGATATTGCCTCCTCTCAGAATATCCCGAAAAAGTTTCTCGAGCAGATCCTGCTGGACCTTAAACGCCACGGCATCGTTCAGAGCCGCCGCGGGAAAATGGGGGGCTATCTGCTTCTCAAAGAAGCGAATGAGATCACCTTTGGCGAGGTCCTTCGTATCATAGATGGACCGATCGCACCGCTGCCATGCCTGAGCAAGATGGCCTATCGAAAATGCGATGGCTGCGATGATGAAGAGGCCTGTGAAATCCGCAAAGTTTTTGCCAAAGTAGCTGATGCTACGCGCAATATTCTCGACAATACGACAATTTCAGACGCAATTTCTGACCCTGAGAAGGCTGATATCCCATTGATCTCATGA
- a CDS encoding haloacid dehalogenase type II translates to MNQAFIFDVFGTLVDWRTGVAEQVKYAFTKREIVVDPFRFADHWRSLYGPAMDEVRSGTREYVPLDLLHRENLDRTLSSFGLDHALDASARDALNRAWEQLPAWPDVHEGMLRLRPLGFLAPCSNASVALSIRLARFAGLNWDMIAGADLAQDYKPKQSVYLNSAKALGLAPETVTMVAAHNDDLAAAQQAGLRTAFIPRVREHGEGQTVDLKAEGNWDYFADDLIDLARQVEAQT, encoded by the coding sequence ATGAACCAAGCTTTCATTTTTGATGTTTTCGGAACTCTCGTAGATTGGCGAACAGGCGTGGCCGAGCAAGTCAAGTATGCCTTCACAAAGCGGGAAATCGTGGTTGATCCCTTCCGTTTTGCCGATCATTGGAGAAGTCTCTACGGCCCCGCCATGGATGAGGTTCGGTCCGGAACAAGAGAATATGTGCCCCTGGATCTGTTGCACAGGGAAAATCTCGATAGAACTCTTTCGTCCTTCGGACTCGACCATGCCCTTGATGCAAGCGCTCGCGATGCTCTGAACCGTGCGTGGGAACAGCTACCCGCTTGGCCTGATGTTCATGAGGGAATGTTGCGCCTGCGGCCCTTGGGGTTTCTTGCCCCATGTTCCAATGCATCGGTTGCTCTCTCAATACGGCTTGCCCGATTTGCTGGCCTGAATTGGGACATGATTGCCGGAGCTGACCTTGCTCAAGATTACAAGCCAAAACAATCTGTTTATCTCAATTCCGCCAAGGCACTCGGTCTTGCTCCGGAGACGGTGACCATGGTCGCCGCACATAATGACGATCTTGCCGCCGCCCAACAGGCAGGCTTGCGCACAGCCTTCATCCCAAGGGTGCGAGAACATGGTGAGGGGCAAACGGTTGATCTCAAAGCTGAAGGCAATTGGGATTATTTTGCGGATGATCTGATAGATCTCGCAAGGCAGGTTGAAGCACAAACTTGA
- a CDS encoding GNAT family N-acetyltransferase, which produces MADNGTKWTMRPFRRSDTQQVVNLFKQVNRLLAPPEMEAAFQAYIQRSLDEEIERIEDYYSEHDGLFHVAESEGCLCGMFGLERSGSDAMELRRMYVAPQVRGLGLGRSLLARAEMLTIEAGRTRLVLSTSEIQKAALALYRSSGYIVSAEKTAQTGSLKTVGGGLRRFYFEKDLTVSSQHLQSNSNAP; this is translated from the coding sequence GTGGCAGATAACGGTACCAAATGGACCATGCGACCATTCCGGCGCTCTGACACCCAACAGGTCGTCAACCTTTTTAAACAGGTCAACAGATTGCTGGCACCACCTGAAATGGAAGCTGCTTTCCAAGCATATATCCAGCGATCCCTCGATGAAGAAATCGAACGTATTGAAGACTACTATTCCGAGCACGATGGGCTATTCCACGTCGCTGAATCAGAAGGTTGCCTGTGCGGAATGTTCGGACTTGAGAGGTCTGGCTCCGACGCCATGGAGCTTCGTCGCATGTATGTTGCGCCTCAAGTGCGAGGACTGGGGCTTGGTCGTTCGCTCTTGGCTAGAGCCGAGATGCTGACTATTGAGGCTGGCCGAACGCGACTTGTACTCAGCACGTCAGAAATCCAAAAGGCTGCGCTGGCACTGTATCGCTCGTCTGGCTACATTGTATCGGCCGAGAAAACGGCACAAACAGGATCCTTGAAGACGGTAGGGGGCGGACTCCGGCGATTTTACTTCGAGAAGGACCTGACTGTTTCGTCCCAACACCTTCAGAGCAATTCCAACGCCCCATAG